GGACCGGATCTGCAGCTGCCGGGCGGCGGCATCGATCCGGGGGAATCACCGATTACAGCGCTTCACCGTGAGGTTTACGAAGAAACCGGCTGGCTGATCGCCGCGCCTCGGAGAGTGGGTGCGTTTCGTCGATATACCTACATGCCGGAATACGATCTGTGGGCCGAGAAGGTCTGCCTGATTTACCGCGCCCACCCGGTCAGACGCCTAGGCCCTCCGACCGAAGACCTTCACGAGGCCATTTGGATGGAGACCGCAGATGCCGTTCAACTGTTGGGCAACGAGGGCGACGCCCATTTCGCCCAGCGCCACCTGCATGGGCTTTAAGGTCCGTTATATTCAAAAAACACTGCAGAGACATCATCCGCAATTCCGCTGTCCGGTGACATCACCTGTGTGAGACGCCAGAACATGTCATCCAGGAATTCCGGTCCACCGTGATCGGCGGCGCATTCAACAGCCATCGCCTTCAACCCGTCATCATCCAGCAAACTGCCGTCGGCGAGCTGGCATTCGGTGAACCCGTCCGAATGCAAGAGCAGCTTGTCGCCCGGTTGCATATAGGTTTCCGTCTGCTGAAACTGCGCCTCAGGCAGCAGGCCAATGGGCAATCCGCCTTCGCCCAGAAACTCGGTTTTACTATCACGGCGCAACAACAGCGGATGCGGGTGTCCGGCCTGCACCATTTTCAGATGTCCGTTGCGCAGATCGATGATGGCATAGACCATGGTGAAATACTCTTCGATCCCGGCATCGGCGATCAGACGCGAGTTGAGCAGCGACGCGACCTCTTCGGGTGGCAGAAGGGCGTAGAATTTGTTGAACCGACGCTCCATCGCAATGTTCTGGTCGAAATGCGTGCTGGACAGATACCCGCCCAGCCGTGCCGTCATCATCGCAGAGGTGATCCCGTGGCCGGAGACATCGATGCTGTAAAACCCCAGCCGATTGACACCGGGCGAAAACATCCCCACCAGGTCACCACCGATATGACCACAGGGTTTCAGAAGCAGGCTGACCTGTGAGTTGCCAAAGGTCCCCTTCAATTCAGGCACCAGCGAATCCTGAATTTTGCGCGCCTGCATCAGATCTTTATCGATCGCATCATGGGCAAGCTTCAGTTCGTTCAGCGCTGTTTCGATCAACTGGTTTTTTCGGGACAATTCGCGTTGCATGTCAAGAATACGCGCCCCGGCCGATATGCGCGCACGCAGCTCATCAGCCTCAAGCGGCTTGATCAGAAAATCGTCTGCCCCAGCATCCAGACCGCGCGCGACCTCCTGCTTTTCGCTTTTTGAGGTCAGAAGAATGAAATAGCTATATTGCTCACTGTCCAGCTCTCGGAAGGCCCGACAGAACTCAAGCCCGCCCATACCTGGCATGACCCAGTCGCTTAGAACAAGATCAGGTGGGTCCGAGGTGCAAAGCTCTATCGCGGCTTCACCACTGTCGGCTTCAAGAACCTCGAATCCCCACTTTTTTAGCGAGGCCACCAGAATGCGCCGCTGCAGACGGCTGTCGTCCACAACAAGAACCTTGCGGATCGCGCCAAAATCCAGCTCGACCCGGGCCTCTACTTGACTGGCATCCGGCACCATGAAGTCCCTGTACTTGCTCAACTCTCCAGTTGTCGCAACGCTATGCCTCTCAGCTTAACATCCTATGAAAAACCAAATGGCCGCGATTTAACCCCATCTTTACCCGTGACGGTCTAACAATATGCAACCGCAAGAGGATGGCATGATTCAGTGGTCCAGAGTCAGACAATTACGTGATGAAGTCGGCGCAGACGAGTTCACCGAGGTTGTCGAAATCTTTTTGGACGAGGTTCAGGAAGTTATCACTAAGCTACGCGATGACACTACCCGCTCCGAGATCGAACAGAACCTTCATTTCCTGAAGGGCAGCGCGCTGAGTCTTGGCTTTGATAGTTTCTCGAAACTGTGCCAGGACGGTGAGCGACGCGCAGCCGCAGGTGAAAGCGCCGCCGTTGATTTGCTGGCGATTATCGCGGCCTACGACGAGTCGAAAAAACTGTTTCAGGCCGGTCTGGCCGAAAACCTGCGCTAGATCACAAACTGTGCCAGCGTCTCGTCTTCGGTGATATCCGTATAAGTAAACCCGGCTTCATCCAGATGCGCAAACAGGCGCATGAAATTCTCGGGCTTTCGGGTTTCGATTCCGATCAGGACCGAGCCAAAGTTGCGCGCCGATTTCTTCATGTATTCGAACCGTGCGATATCATCCTCAGGGCCGAGGATGCCGAGGAATTCTTTCAGGGCACCGGGGCGCTGCGGTAGGCGCAGGATGAAATATTTCTTCACCCCGGAATAGCGCTGCGCACGTTCTTTGACCTCTGGTAAACGCTCGAAATCGAAGTTCCCGCCCGAGGTGACACAGACCACCGTCTTGCCACGCACAAAGCTTTGCACGTCACCCACAGCCTCAACCGCCAACGCACCGGCAGGTTCCAGAACGATGCCCTCGACATTCAGCATCTCGATCATGGTGGTACAGATGCGGTCTTCGGACAAAGTCAGCACATCCGACAGATGCCGCGATTTCAGCAATTCAAACGGTTTCTCACCAATCCGGCCTACTGCTGCGCCATCGACAAATGTATCCACATGATCCAGCGCCACCGGGTGCCCCGCTGCCAGCGCCGCGCGCAAACACGCCCCGCCGGCCGGTTCCACGAACAGGCAATGCGCCCGGTCCCCGAACCAGGTCGCCACCCCCGAAGACATACCGCCGCCGCCAACCGGCAGAATTACATGATTGGGCACTTGGCCCAATTGCTCTTCGATCTCAACCGCCAAAGAGGCCTGCCCCTCAATCACATCCGCATCATCGAACGGAGACAGGAAATACCCGCCCTGTTCTGCGCACCAGCTTTGCGCCGCAGCCAGCGTGTCATCGAAATAGTCACCGATCAGGTGAACCTCGATATTGTCGCCGCCGAAAATGCGCGTCTTCTGGATCTTCTGCTGCGGCGTGGTCACCGGCATGAAGATCACACCCCGCACACCCAGATGCTTACACATATAGGCCACGCCCTGCGCATGGTTGCCAGCGCTGGCGCAGACGAAAAGGTCCTGCCCCTGCTGCTTGCGCATCGCATTGAACGCACCGCGGATTTTATACGACCGCACCGGGCTGAGGTCTTCGCGCTTGAGCCAGATATCCGCGCCGTAACGGTCGGACAGATGGGCGTTCCGCTGCAACGGAGTTGCCGGAAACACTGAGCGCATTGCCTTTTCGGCAGCGCGGGCGCGGGTCGTGAAATCAGTCATGTTGGATTCCCTGCCCCATCATCGTCGAAAGGGCAAGGAATACATATGTGTACGGGCTTAGGCCAGCTCGCGCTTTTCGATGAACACACCATAGATCGTCGTCAGGATACTGACATTGATCAGTGGGACGATCAGCATGCTCGCAAACAAGACAATCAAGACACCGATGATCGGGACGAAAAGCAGCAAAGACGCCAGTAGCTGAAGCAATATTTGGAAGAGGATGGATAAGACGACCAGAAGTGCGATGGCTCCGCTTGCGCCCGAGGTTGCTTGCCACGCTTCAGACAGCTTTATTGGTTTTCCGATCGCTGCGCCGGGTAAAATCGGGGAGGCCCGATAGAATCCGATCGTGAGAATGATGATCAAACCCAGCCAAACCAGAATTCCCAGCGCCACAGAGGATTGCGCCATCATGCCCATGATCAGCGCTCCCGGTATCATGATGATAAGAGCGATTAGGCCGAGCATCAGAAGGCGTCCGAAATAGGCGAGCACACGGTCGAACCTGAAAGGCGGAACCAAACCGCTTGGATATTCCTCAAGTAGAACAAAACGGTGCCACGACACGACAATCCACAGCATGACCCCAAAGACAACGGCCATAAGGCAGAGCAGAAATCCGGTGAAGGACGCGGCCGTTACGCCTTCAGGGAAGCCATTGGTTTCACTGTTGAATTCTTCGAAAGGGATGCCAAACAGGAAGAACAGGCCGATGGCTAAAAAGCCGCCAATGAGCGCCGGTACGACTGAAATCTGTAGCGCCTGCGTCAGGTTCCTAAGAACCATCCTCACCGAATGCACGAAAATCTCTAATCCCAGCATAAATACCGCCCTCTCAACCAATCCTTGTTCTCTATCCGCCCGTTTCACCCCAATTCCCGGGCTGCGTCAATCCACACAGCTTGCCCCCACGCCCAAAACCCGTTAGGGGCCAGTCGTTCTACGCATAAAGGGAAGTCAGATGTCCGCGCCCAAGAAAGTTGTTCTGGCCTATTCCGGTGGCCTTGATACCTCGATCATTCTGAAATGGCTGCAGACCGAGTATGGTTGTGAGGTCGTGACCTTCACCGCCGATCTGGGTCAGGGCGAGGAGCTGGAACCCGCCCGCAAGAAAGCCGAGCTGCTGGGGATCAAACCCGAGAACATCTATATCGAAGATATTCGCGAGGAATTCGTTCGCGACTTTGTCTTCCCGATGTTCCGCGCCAACGCACAGTACGAAGGGCTGTACCTACTGGGCACCTCGATCGCACGGCCTCTGATCTCGAAACGTCTGGTCGAGATCGCCGAAGCGACCGGTGCTGACGCTGTGGCCCACGGCGCGACTGGCAAGGGCAACGATCAGGTTCGTTTTGAACTGGCTGCTTACGCACTGAATCCCGAAATCAAGGTGATCGCGCCGTGGCGTGAGTGGGACCTGACCAGCCGTACCAAGCTGTTGGAATTTGCCGAGGCGAACCAGATCCCGATCGCCAAGGACAAGCGTGGTGAGGCCCCGTTCTCGGTCGATGCCAACCTGCTGCACACCTCGTCCGAGGGTAAGGTTCTGGAAGACCCCGCCGATATGGCACCCGACTATGTCTATCAGCGCACCGTCCACCCCGAGGATGCGCCGAACGAGCCGGAGTTTATCGAGATCGGTTTTGAAAAAGGCGACGCGGTCAGCATCAATGGCGAGGCGATGAGCCCCGCGACCATCCTGACCAAGCTGAACGAATATGGCGGCAAGCACGGCATTGGCCGTCTCGATCTGGTCGAAGGCCGGTTCGTGGGCATGAAATCGCGCGGTATTTACGAAACCCCCGGCGGCACCATCCTGCTGGAAGCGCATCGTGGGATCGAGTCCATCACCATGGACCGCGGCGCGATGCATCTGAAGGACCAGCTGATGCCGCAATATGCCGAGCTGATCTATAACGGCTTCTGGTACAGCCCCGAGCGTGAGATGCTGCAGGCAGCCATCGACAAGTCGCAAGAGCATGTCACCGGCACCGTTCGCGTGAAACTGTACAAAGGTCTTGCCTCAACCGTGGGCCGCTGGTCGGATCATTCGCTGTACTCCGAGGCGCACGTGACCTTTGAGGAAGACGCTGGTGCATATGATCAGAAAGATGCGGCAGGCTTCATCCAGTTGAACGCACTGCGCCTGAAGCTTCTGGCCGCGCGTGACAAACGGCTGAGCAAGTAAGCGTTCAGAATTTTAGATCTGGCCCCGGTGTCTGATCAGGCACCGGGGTTTTTCTTTGCCGGGTTTCCGTCGGGTCGGGCTTGCCCGGATCAGGCGATTGTCTTTACGCATACGTCAATCAGGGAAGGACGGATAATGCTGCAAGACATCGCCGACGGAATTCAAAAGGGTTTGAACGGCAAAAACTTTGACGGATCGCTTAAGTTCGATTGTGGTGATGAGGGTGTGATCGTTCTGGCGGAGAATACTGCCTCAACCCAGGATCGGGACACAGACTGCACCATCCGCATCTCGCGCGAGAACCTCTCTAAGTTGCTGACCGGTAAGCTGAACCCAATGACCGGGGTTGCGCTGGGCAAGCTGAAAATCTCGGGCAACATGGGTGTTGCGATGAAGCTGGGGCAGCTGCTGGGCTGATAAACTCGTCTCACCAGCGCGTGACAAATCATGTCAGCGCATTGCAAGCGCAAAAATCTGCGGGCAGCTTGGTTTCGGAAGGAGACCTGCCATGACCCGGATCACTTACCTTGATTGCCTGAAACCTTCACTTCTGTTTGTGCTGATCTTGTTGGCAGCAATGCTGCGCGCTTTACCTGCTCCGGCCGCTGGCACTGAAACGCTAACAGTCGCCGGTGGCTGTTTCTGGTGCGTGGAATCCGATTTCGAGTCCGTGCCCGGCGTGATCGGCGCGGTCTCGGGCTATACCGGTGGCAAGACGGATAGTCCCACCTATGATCAGGTCTCGAAAGGCGGAACAGGGCATTACGAGGCGGTCCAGATCACCTTCGATTCCGCCCGCGTTTCCCGTGCAACCTTGCTGAACATGTTCTTCCGCTCAGTCGATCCCACGGATGCGGGTGGCCAGTTCTGCGATCGCGGCGACAGCTATCGCACAGCAATTTTCGTCTCTAACAAAGGGGAAAAGGCGCAGGCACAGCAAGCCAAGACCAGCGCACAAAACGCGCTGGGGCAGACTGTGGTCACGCCGATCCTGCAAGCCGGAACGTTTTATCCAGCCGAGGCGTATCACCAGGATTATTACAAGGGTAGCAAGCTGGTACTGACCCGCTTTGGCCCCAAGCGCCAAAAGAACGCCTATAAGGCCTACCGCGAAGCCTGCGGTCGCGATGCGCGGGTCAAACAATTGTGGGGCAACGAAGCGCCCTTTGCAGGGTCCTAGTCAAACTGCGCTTCGCGCACCTCTTTCAGATCAGGAATGACATCTGCAGTGCCGTGCCGCGTGACCATCAGGGCCGCGGCGCGGTTTGCTTGGGCAATCGCCTGCGCCATCGGCATACCCCGGTCCATTCCAGCCAACACATAGCCGGTGAATGTGTCACCTGCCCCGGTGGTATCCACAGCGTTGACCTTATGGGCCTGAAACGCTTGGGGTCGATGATCTTGCTGATAATAGCGCGCACCTTTTGAGCCAAAGGTGACGATCACATGTTCGACCGGCAGGTCTGAAGGGGCGAGACCCGTTGCATCCTGCAATTGCTCGGCCTCGACTTCGTTGAGGATCAGAAAATCCAAATACGGTAGAACCGCTTGAACTGCGTCTGCCTGAAATGGGGCGGCGGCGTAACAGACGGTCAGCCCCATTTCACAACCTAGTTTAGCGGCCTCAATCTGCGCATTGGTTTCGTTCTGCATCACCAGCAGATCACCTGAAACAGCCGAGGACAACGCCTGCCCAAGTTGGTCGTTCGAGATGGCATGGTTAGCGCCTTGATACAGAATGATCAGGTTTTCACCCTGCGCATCTACTGCGATGATGGCGTGACCGGTCGGCACATCCACCTCGGCAATATGCCGCGTGTCCACGCCATATTCGGTCAGCCGGTCCCGTGCCCAAAGGCCATCCGAGCCCACCGCGCCGATATGGGATACCCGCGATCCGGCTCGTGCAGACGCCACAGACATGTTGGCGCCCTTGCCACCCAGAAACCTCTGTAGCCCGCTGGCCGCCAGAGTCTCACCCGCTTCGGGCAAATGCGGCAGGGCATAGACCATATCCGCGTTGATTGAGCCAAGGTTCCAGATTGTCATGATTTACCCGATATCGCAGGAGGCCAGGATGGCCATGTTCAGAATGTCATTTGCGGTCGAGACCGTCGAACAGATCTGGATCGGCTTGTCGACGCCGGACAGGATCGGGCCGATCACGG
The Ruegeria sp. SCSIO 43209 genome window above contains:
- the msrA gene encoding peptide-methionine (S)-S-oxide reductase MsrA, giving the protein MTRITYLDCLKPSLLFVLILLAAMLRALPAPAAGTETLTVAGGCFWCVESDFESVPGVIGAVSGYTGGKTDSPTYDQVSKGGTGHYEAVQITFDSARVSRATLLNMFFRSVDPTDAGGQFCDRGDSYRTAIFVSNKGEKAQAQQAKTSAQNALGQTVVTPILQAGTFYPAEAYHQDYYKGSKLVLTRFGPKRQKNAYKAYREACGRDARVKQLWGNEAPFAGS
- a CDS encoding PP2C family protein-serine/threonine phosphatase; protein product: MVPDASQVEARVELDFGAIRKVLVVDDSRLQRRILVASLKKWGFEVLEADSGEAAIELCTSDPPDLVLSDWVMPGMGGLEFCRAFRELDSEQYSYFILLTSKSEKQEVARGLDAGADDFLIKPLEADELRARISAGARILDMQRELSRKNQLIETALNELKLAHDAIDKDLMQARKIQDSLVPELKGTFGNSQVSLLLKPCGHIGGDLVGMFSPGVNRLGFYSIDVSGHGITSAMMTARLGGYLSSTHFDQNIAMERRFNKFYALLPPEEVASLLNSRLIADAGIEEYFTMVYAIIDLRNGHLKMVQAGHPHPLLLRRDSKTEFLGEGGLPIGLLPEAQFQQTETYMQPGDKLLLHSDGFTECQLADGSLLDDDGLKAMAVECAADHGGPEFLDDMFWRLTQVMSPDSGIADDVSAVFFEYNGP
- the ilvA gene encoding threonine ammonia-lyase IlvA produces the protein MTDFTTRARAAEKAMRSVFPATPLQRNAHLSDRYGADIWLKREDLSPVRSYKIRGAFNAMRKQQGQDLFVCASAGNHAQGVAYMCKHLGVRGVIFMPVTTPQQKIQKTRIFGGDNIEVHLIGDYFDDTLAAAQSWCAEQGGYFLSPFDDADVIEGQASLAVEIEEQLGQVPNHVILPVGGGGMSSGVATWFGDRAHCLFVEPAGGACLRAALAAGHPVALDHVDTFVDGAAVGRIGEKPFELLKSRHLSDVLTLSEDRICTTMIEMLNVEGIVLEPAGALAVEAVGDVQSFVRGKTVVCVTSGGNFDFERLPEVKERAQRYSGVKKYFILRLPQRPGALKEFLGILGPEDDIARFEYMKKSARNFGSVLIGIETRKPENFMRLFAHLDEAGFTYTDITEDETLAQFVI
- a CDS encoding NUDIX hydrolase, which encodes MIRRFGESPEAERKYTRRVGVYALLPQGNRLLLTCQLEPGPDLQLPGGGIDPGESPITALHREVYEETGWLIAAPRRVGAFRRYTYMPEYDLWAEKVCLIYRAHPVRRLGPPTEDLHEAIWMETADAVQLLGNEGDAHFAQRHLHGL
- a CDS encoding argininosuccinate synthase, whose product is MSAPKKVVLAYSGGLDTSIILKWLQTEYGCEVVTFTADLGQGEELEPARKKAELLGIKPENIYIEDIREEFVRDFVFPMFRANAQYEGLYLLGTSIARPLISKRLVEIAEATGADAVAHGATGKGNDQVRFELAAYALNPEIKVIAPWREWDLTSRTKLLEFAEANQIPIAKDKRGEAPFSVDANLLHTSSEGKVLEDPADMAPDYVYQRTVHPEDAPNEPEFIEIGFEKGDAVSINGEAMSPATILTKLNEYGGKHGIGRLDLVEGRFVGMKSRGIYETPGGTILLEAHRGIESITMDRGAMHLKDQLMPQYAELIYNGFWYSPEREMLQAAIDKSQEHVTGTVRVKLYKGLASTVGRWSDHSLYSEAHVTFEEDAGAYDQKDAAGFIQLNALRLKLLAARDKRLSK
- a CDS encoding ribokinase — protein: MTIWNLGSINADMVYALPHLPEAGETLAASGLQRFLGGKGANMSVASARAGSRVSHIGAVGSDGLWARDRLTEYGVDTRHIAEVDVPTGHAIIAVDAQGENLIILYQGANHAISNDQLGQALSSAVSGDLLVMQNETNAQIEAAKLGCEMGLTVCYAAAPFQADAVQAVLPYLDFLILNEVEAEQLQDATGLAPSDLPVEHVIVTFGSKGARYYQQDHRPQAFQAHKVNAVDTTGAGDTFTGYVLAGMDRGMPMAQAIAQANRAAALMVTRHGTADVIPDLKEVREAQFD
- a CDS encoding Hpt domain-containing protein, which produces MQPQEDGMIQWSRVRQLRDEVGADEFTEVVEIFLDEVQEVITKLRDDTTRSEIEQNLHFLKGSALSLGFDSFSKLCQDGERRAAAGESAAVDLLAIIAAYDESKKLFQAGLAENLR
- a CDS encoding SCP2 sterol-binding domain-containing protein; translation: MLQDIADGIQKGLNGKNFDGSLKFDCGDEGVIVLAENTASTQDRDTDCTIRISRENLSKLLTGKLNPMTGVALGKLKISGNMGVAMKLGQLLG